The sequence TCTTGATGAAGGTGAGCGTCACCACCGCGCCGAGCAGCAGCGCCCAGTGGCTCACGATGGCAGACACGTCCACCGTCATGCCCACGGAGATGAAGAACAGGCCGAGGAGCAGTCCGCGGAAGGGCTCCAGGTCCGCCTCCAATTCATGCCGGTACGTCGACTCCGCGAGCAGCACGCCCGCGAGGAATGCTCCGAGCGCCGAGGACAGTCCCACGTATGTCATCAGCGTGGCCGCCGCGATGACCACGAGCAGGGCGGCCGCCGTCATCACCTCGTGCGCGCCCGCGCTGGCCAGCACGCGGAAGAAGGGGCTGAGCAGGTAGCGGCCGGTGAGCACCACCACCGCCACCGCGCCCAGCATCTTCGCCGCTGCAATCCACACCGGGTCTCCCCCGGTCGAGTCCACCGGAGAGAGCAGCGCCACCAGCGCGAGCAGCGGGACGATGGCCAGGTCCTGCAGCAGGAGAATGGCGAAGGCCTTCTGGCCGTGGGCGCTCTGCACCTCGCCGCGCTCGTTGAGGAGCTGCATCACCAGCGCCGTGGACGACAGCGCGAGCCCCAGTCCCGCGATGAGCGCGGCCTGCCACGGACGGTGGGCCACGAGGAGCGGGTAGAGCATGGTGAGCAGGCCGGTGAGGATGACCTGCCCCGTGCCGAGCACGAAGATGTCCCGGCGCATGGCCCACAGCCGCGTGAGGTTCAGCTCCAGGCCGATGATGAAGAGGAAGAGCACCACGCCCAACTCGGCGATGTGCATGACCGAAGCGGAGTCGGAGAACAGCCCCAGGCCGAAGGGCCCGATGACGAGCCCCGCGGCCAGGTAGCCGAGGATGGAGCCGAGACGCAGCTTGCGGAACAGCGGCACGGCCACGACGGCCGCTCCGAGAAAGATGAGCGCCTCGACGTAGACGGGAGTCTCGGGGCTGGCGGCCATGGGGATACCTGGGGGCGGTGGAACGTCCGCCCTCCTAGTCCAGAGTGGCCCCCGTGCGATAGGCGTTCCCGGCGCCTCCGAGCCATTACTGGCGTGCCGGTGCCGGGTCTGGCGCGGACGCGAAGGCCGTGTGCCGGAGGCAGCGGATCCAGCGTCGAGCGAGCCGTGCAGACGCAAAGGCCGTGCACCGGAGGATGCCCGGGCACGGCCTCGGAGGAAGCAGCAGCGGTGGGGTGCGTCACCGCACTCCCGGTGTCACTTCTCCTCGGACTTCCGCAAGTCTCCGCTCTTCTTGATGTTGCTCTTCACGGTGCCCTCGGCGTCGCCGCACTTGCCGCCGGCCTTGGCGTCGATGCGGACCGTGTTGTTGGCCACCTCGACATCGCCGGAGCGGATGCAATCGCCCAGGGGCAGTCCCTCCAGCCACACCTGCGGCTTGAGGAACGCGATGAGCGAGCCACCCTCGGGCACCTCGACGCCCGTGGAGGACTCGAAGCGCGCGTCCTCGCTGAACTTGAAGAACATCTCCAGCTTCCGCGCCGCACCATCCACCGAGAAGTCCGCACGCGCCAGGAAGCTGTAGCCGACGAGCGGCTCGTTGGCGCCCACGTCCTCGGCCTTCGCCTCCTCCAGCCGGAAGTCGATGCGCTTGTACGTGCCCGCGGGAATCACCAGCCCGGAGATGTCGGGCGTCGTCGTGCCCGTCATCAGGTCCACCACGATGGGGCCAGGCACTACGAGCGTCTTCGAGTCATCCGCCGCCTTGCACTCCGCGCCGGAGAGGAGGCCTTTGACGTCCTCGCACTTCTTACCCTTGGGCAAATCCAGACGGATGTCGCGCAGGTGGATGCGCGCCTGTGTGAGGGTGAACGAGGTGCCGTCGCTGGACTGGAAGACGGTGGAGGGCACCGGCTCCGATGCCGCCTGCACCCAGGCGCTGGAGATGTCTACCGCGCGGTCATTCGACGTGAAGCGCAGGGCGGCGCCATCGCCTCCACAGGCGCTGAGTCCGAGGGCGAGCGAGGACAGTACGAGGCCGCGGACGGCATGAGTCCGAAAGGTCATGAGGATGTGGGGTGTTGGGGGACGCCCGGGCCGCGTCCGGTGACAGCCTGAAGACCTGTTCCCCGGAGGAACGGCCACCGTCCCCGGAGGGCAGTGCACGTCCGCATGTGTGGGCACCGCCACACCCGGTGGAGGTGCTCGCTCGCCCGCTCGCACGGAAGGCCGTGTGAGCGCGTGGGCTGCCGGCGGTATCCTTGGAGCGTCTCGCGGGAGGTCCCTTCCATGTCCCGAGTCAGAGCCGCCGTGCTCGCGTTGGCGCTGCTGGGTGCGCCGAGCTTCGCTGCTTCGCCGAAGGCGGAGGGCAAGCGCGTCACTGTCGACATCGTCCGCGCGGACATCCACAACGTGCTGCGCATGCTGGCGGACATGGGGCGTTTGAATCTCGTGGTGGACGACGAGGTCCAGGGCACGGTGACACTGCGGCTGCGCAACGTGCCGTGGAAGCAGGCGTTGGAGACGGTGCTCTCCTCGCACGGGCTCGGTCGCGAGTTGCAGGGCGACGTCCTGCGCGTGGCCCCGTTGAGCAAGCTCAAGGACGAGGCGGAGCTGCGCGTGAAGCTGAAGCAGGCGCGCGAGGACGCGGCCCCGCTGCGCACGTACTTCATTCCCGTGAACTACGCGCGCGCCGCGGACCTGGTGCCGCACGTGCAGGCCCAGCTCTCCCCGCGCGGCAGCGTCAGCGTGGACGCGCGGACCAACACGCTCATCGTCACCGACGTGGAGCCGGTGTCGCTTCCGTGAAGTGCGCTCGCAGCTGAGCGGCCGTCTCGCGTGGCGTGCGCCTCGCCACGTGCCCCATTTCATGAATGAGCGGAGTGCCACGTGGCGTGCGCTCCGCTGCGCGCTCTGCTCCCTGAGTCGAGCAGGGCCTCGCGTGGCGTGCGCTCCGCCGCGTGCTGCCATCAGCAGTGTGCTCCGTCTCGCGCGGGAGGGCGGCTGCGGGCCATGGCTCGGTCCCCGGGCCGTCGTCCCGGCGCGCGGGAGTGACGCGGTGCCCGTTGTCCTCGCGGTGCCCACGCTCACGGAAGAGCACAGCGAAATCACAGAGGAGGGCACGACATGGCGAACGAGCGTGAGGGACAGGAGCAGGCGGGTGAGCGGCGTGCGCCCAACCCGGACCTGCGCGCGCAACGCAGTGAGTCCCGCGCCACGCAGACCTACGCATTCTTCCTGAAGGACCTGGAGGCCAAGGCGAACTGCGGCCGCGAGCTCGCGGAGAAGGCGGCGCAGTCCGTGCTCTGTCTGCTCGAGATGCGCCTCATCGACAACGAGGCGAAGCACCTGGAGGCCCAGCTTCCGCGCAAGGTGCGCGACCTCCTGCAGCGGTGTCCCCGCCACGAGGGCATGGCGCTCCGCAAGTTCAGGCTGGAGCAGTTCCTCGCGATGGTGGCCGAGGACCTGGACACCACCCCCAACGAGGCCGAGCGGCTCAGCCGCGCCGTCTTCGCCACCGTGCGAGAGCACATCACCGAGGGCGAGGCCGAGGACGTCATGGGCCAGCTCCCCTCCGACCTGCGCGCGCTGTGGATGCGCGAGGCCTGAGTCACTCCGCAAACCGCATCCACCCAGACAAGGAGCCGCAAGATGAAACAGGTCAAGGACGTGATGACGAAGGAAGTAGAGCTCATCAGCCCCAACGACTCGCTGAAGGACGCCGCGGAGAAGATGCGCTCGCTGAACGTGGGCCCGCTGCCCGTCTGCGACGGCGACAGGCTGAAGGGCATCATCACCGACCGCGACATCGTGGTGAGGGCCGTGTCCCAGGGCATGGACCCGAGCAACACCCGCGTGTCCCAGGCGATGTCGGATGAGATTGAGTACGTCTACGAGGACGACGACATCTCCACGGCGGCCCGCAAGATGAAGGAGGAACAGATTCGCCGCATCCTCGTCGTCAACCGCGACAAGAGGCTGGTAGGCATCGTCGCGCTGGGTGACATCGCGGAGGCACTGAGCAGCGATGAGGCCGGCAAGACGCTCGAGTCCATCTCCGAGCCCTCGCAACCCGCGCACTGACGCGGCAGCCTCCCGTTGCACCAGCGGCCCGGACTTCGCGGACGCATCGTGAGGTCTCGGGCCCGTTGGTGCGCCCTACTCCGCCAGCACTGTCGCGGCCAGCCGCCGCACCCGCTCGGAAGCATCGTTGTCGGCCACGTCGCGCAGCAGCGCGGCCACGACCTCGTCCACCGACTTCCAACCTCCGAGCATCCGCACCAGCTCGAGCCGCACCTGCTCGCTCGCCTCAGCGCGCAGGGAC comes from Pyxidicoccus parkwaysis and encodes:
- a CDS encoding DUF2267 domain-containing protein; translated protein: MANEREGQEQAGERRAPNPDLRAQRSESRATQTYAFFLKDLEAKANCGRELAEKAAQSVLCLLEMRLIDNEAKHLEAQLPRKVRDLLQRCPRHEGMALRKFRLEQFLAMVAEDLDTTPNEAERLSRAVFATVREHITEGEAEDVMGQLPSDLRALWMREA
- a CDS encoding CBS domain-containing protein, whose product is MKQVKDVMTKEVELISPNDSLKDAAEKMRSLNVGPLPVCDGDRLKGIITDRDIVVRAVSQGMDPSNTRVSQAMSDEIEYVYEDDDISTAARKMKEEQIRRILVVNRDKRLVGIVALGDIAEALSSDEAGKTLESISEPSQPAH
- a CDS encoding secretin and TonB N-terminal domain-containing protein, producing the protein MSRVRAAVLALALLGAPSFAASPKAEGKRVTVDIVRADIHNVLRMLADMGRLNLVVDDEVQGTVTLRLRNVPWKQALETVLSSHGLGRELQGDVLRVAPLSKLKDEAELRVKLKQAREDAAPLRTYFIPVNYARAADLVPHVQAQLSPRGSVSVDARTNTLIVTDVEPVSLP
- a CDS encoding monovalent cation:proton antiporter-2 (CPA2) family protein, which translates into the protein MAASPETPVYVEALIFLGAAVVAVPLFRKLRLGSILGYLAAGLVIGPFGLGLFSDSASVMHIAELGVVLFLFIIGLELNLTRLWAMRRDIFVLGTGQVILTGLLTMLYPLLVAHRPWQAALIAGLGLALSSTALVMQLLNERGEVQSAHGQKAFAILLLQDLAIVPLLALVALLSPVDSTGGDPVWIAAAKMLGAVAVVVLTGRYLLSPFFRVLASAGAHEVMTAAALLVVIAAATLMTYVGLSSALGAFLAGVLLAESTYRHELEADLEPFRGLLLGLFFISVGMTVDVSAIVSHWALLLGAVVTLTFIKTSVVYGLMRLLRNPHDVAIRTALLLPQGGEFGFVLFSTAVAAGVMHQEQATLLVVLVTLSMALTPVIAALAPRFVRKSAAPERKEDFRDARGSVLIIGFGRFGQIVSQLLLAEGVDVTTIDIDVEMIEAAERFGFKVYYGDGTRLDVLRAAGAERARLICVCVERQESATRILELCRTSFPLAEVYVRAYDRGHALELIQRGAHFQLRETFESAIAFGRAALVGMGLPPERVAEVEEDIRQRDRDRFALQQQGQDVVAVSRDKLYTRPAPRPEPFIPPQRQSVTLNPAPAAEAPKDDGTKP